The Gemmata palustris genome includes a region encoding these proteins:
- a CDS encoding DNA modification methylase: MMDVVMRPVGSIKRYENNPRTNDGAVDAVAASIREFGMRQPLVVDECDVIIVGHTRYKAALQLGLTEVPVHVARGLTPEQARAYRLADNQTATLATWDDDRLAQELVALQSADYDVSLTGFPEDELLRLLTAPTAEPTGDPDDVPEPPTEPVTRPGDLWLLGRHRLLCGDATKPEDLARLLPDGPADTLLTDPPYNVAYSGKTADALTIANDDMTPEQYRAFLASALGTALRHLSPGGAFYVWHADLAGLDVRLACASAGLTVRQCLVWVKSALVLGRQDYHWRHEPCLYGWADGAAHTWLADRAQTTVLEFDKPARNADHPTPKPVALFEYLINNSCPNGGVVLDPFAGSGTTLVAAEQTGRTAALVELDPRYCDVIVSRFESLTGKAAERVAA, translated from the coding sequence ATGATGGACGTGGTGATGCGGCCGGTCGGCTCGATCAAACGCTACGAGAACAACCCGCGCACCAACGACGGCGCGGTTGACGCGGTTGCGGCCTCGATCCGCGAGTTCGGCATGAGGCAGCCCTTGGTTGTAGACGAGTGCGACGTGATCATCGTGGGCCACACCCGGTACAAGGCCGCGCTCCAGCTCGGACTCACCGAGGTACCGGTGCACGTGGCCCGCGGGCTCACGCCCGAACAGGCCCGCGCGTACCGCCTCGCGGACAACCAAACGGCCACACTCGCGACCTGGGACGACGACCGCCTCGCCCAAGAGCTTGTCGCGTTACAGAGCGCCGATTACGACGTGTCGCTCACCGGGTTCCCCGAGGACGAGCTGCTCCGACTCCTGACCGCACCGACCGCCGAACCCACCGGCGACCCCGACGACGTGCCCGAGCCGCCCACCGAGCCCGTCACCCGTCCCGGGGACCTGTGGCTCCTCGGGCGCCACCGCCTGCTGTGCGGGGACGCCACCAAGCCCGAGGACCTGGCCCGGCTCCTGCCCGACGGTCCCGCCGACACATTGCTCACGGACCCGCCGTACAACGTCGCGTATTCGGGCAAGACCGCCGACGCGCTCACCATCGCCAACGATGACATGACTCCCGAGCAGTACCGCGCGTTCCTGGCGTCCGCGCTGGGTACCGCGTTGCGGCACCTGAGTCCGGGCGGGGCGTTCTACGTGTGGCACGCGGACCTGGCCGGGCTCGACGTGCGCCTCGCGTGCGCGTCCGCCGGGCTCACCGTGCGCCAGTGCCTCGTGTGGGTCAAGTCCGCCCTCGTGCTCGGGCGACAGGACTACCACTGGAGGCACGAGCCGTGTTTATACGGGTGGGCCGACGGGGCCGCGCACACGTGGCTTGCCGACCGCGCCCAGACCACGGTATTGGAGTTCGACAAACCGGCTCGGAACGCGGACCACCCGACCCCCAAGCCCGTGGCCCTGTTCGAGTACCTGATCAATAACTCGTGCCCGAACGGGGGCGTGGTGCTGGACCCGTTCGCGGGGAGCGGGACCACGCTCGTCGCGGCCGAGCAGACCGGGCGCACGGCGGCCTTGGTCGAACTCGATCCGCGATACTGCGATGTAATCGTCTCCCGGTTCGAGTCGCTGACCGGGAAGGCGGCCGAGCGCGTGGCGGCGTAA
- a CDS encoding recombinase family protein, which produces MTSHTNRLNRPQPKPKPADREPVKRVRCAIYTRKSTEEGLEQEFNSLDAQREAGEAFVRSQAGEGWALVPEKYDDGGYTGGNTDRPGLQKLMAHIDDGRIDCVVVYKVDRLSRSLLDFAQLMRTFETRTVAFVSVTQQFNTATSMGRLVLNVLLSFAQFEREIISERTRDKIAATRRKGKWAGGHPVLGYDIDPGGYKLTLNTAEAERVRQIFALYLEHGALVPVVAELERRQWTTKRWATRKGPERGGKPFDRTNVYNLLTNPLYVGHVRYKDEVHAGEHPAIVDPGVFAAVQRALTRNGRTGGALVRNQFGALLKGLLRCGPCGCAMTPSHSTKGTKRYRYYVCGHAQKRGYRACPSKSIPAEPIEGFVVERVRTVGRDPELLRQVLEQAREKGAARIKELEAAHRGLEKDLGTWHGEVRRLSVQLKPGEDNGPLVARLADLHERIEAAEHRAAKVREHLTAVTDQLISEEDAARALAAFDPIWGTLTPLERARVIALLVEKVEYDGRDGNVTVSFHPTGIKALADEFAARHDEREVA; this is translated from the coding sequence ATGACCTCGCACACGAACCGACTCAACCGACCGCAGCCCAAACCGAAGCCCGCGGACCGGGAACCGGTGAAACGGGTGCGGTGCGCGATCTACACGCGCAAGTCCACCGAGGAGGGGCTCGAGCAGGAGTTCAACTCCCTCGACGCCCAGCGCGAGGCCGGGGAAGCGTTCGTCCGGTCCCAAGCGGGCGAGGGGTGGGCCCTGGTGCCCGAGAAGTACGACGACGGCGGGTACACGGGCGGGAACACCGATCGCCCCGGGCTCCAGAAGCTCATGGCCCACATCGACGACGGGCGCATCGATTGCGTGGTCGTGTACAAGGTCGATCGCCTGTCCCGGTCGCTCCTCGACTTCGCCCAACTCATGCGCACGTTCGAGACCCGCACGGTCGCGTTCGTCTCGGTGACTCAGCAATTCAACACCGCCACCTCGATGGGCCGGCTCGTGCTCAACGTCCTGTTGTCGTTCGCCCAGTTCGAGCGCGAGATCATCTCCGAGCGGACCCGGGACAAGATCGCGGCCACGAGGCGCAAGGGCAAGTGGGCCGGGGGGCACCCGGTGCTCGGGTACGACATCGACCCGGGCGGGTACAAGCTCACACTCAACACCGCCGAAGCCGAGCGCGTGCGCCAGATCTTCGCACTGTACCTCGAGCACGGGGCGCTCGTGCCCGTGGTCGCGGAACTCGAGCGGCGCCAGTGGACGACCAAGCGCTGGGCCACGCGCAAGGGTCCGGAGCGGGGCGGCAAGCCGTTCGACCGGACGAACGTGTACAACCTGCTCACGAACCCGCTGTACGTGGGACACGTGCGGTACAAGGACGAGGTCCACGCGGGCGAGCACCCGGCCATCGTCGATCCAGGCGTGTTCGCCGCGGTGCAGCGCGCCCTCACGCGCAACGGGCGCACGGGCGGGGCGCTGGTGCGGAACCAGTTCGGGGCGCTACTGAAGGGACTCCTGCGGTGCGGGCCGTGCGGGTGCGCGATGACTCCGAGCCACAGCACCAAGGGGACGAAACGGTACCGGTATTACGTGTGCGGTCACGCCCAGAAGCGCGGGTACCGCGCGTGCCCGTCCAAATCGATCCCGGCCGAACCCATCGAGGGGTTCGTGGTCGAGCGCGTCCGCACCGTGGGGCGCGACCCCGAGTTGCTCCGTCAGGTGCTCGAACAGGCCCGGGAAAAGGGCGCGGCCCGGATCAAGGAGCTTGAGGCCGCGCACCGGGGATTGGAGAAGGACCTGGGCACGTGGCACGGGGAGGTGCGCCGGCTCTCGGTCCAGCTAAAGCCCGGAGAGGACAACGGGCCGCTCGTCGCGCGCCTGGCCGACCTGCACGAGCGCATCGAGGCGGCCGAGCACCGCGCCGCCAAGGTACGCGAGCACCTCACGGCGGTGACCGATCAGTTGATTTCTGAAGAGGATGCGGCACGGGCTCTGGCTGCGTTCGACCCGATCTGGGGCACGCTCACCCCGCTCGAACGGGCCCGGGTGATCGCACTCCTGGTGGAGAAGGTCGAGTACGACGGGCGCGACGGGAATGTCACCGTGTCGTTTCACCCGACCGGGATCAAGGCCCTCGCCGACGAGTTCGCCGCGCGCCACGACGAACGGGAGGTCGCATGA
- a CDS encoding winged helix-turn-helix domain-containing protein, with translation MADPQLVLCGDVRMAHAPREWRDLKHAHALAIGDGPRDVHLEINQLSRAMSRGLSDLDADLLEVAAYVYTIDQVLTRGGTVVVDYGARWRRHLRLVIPVRCPGVWGQPQVSAALRAALVFLTDDAEWEFAFVLARDPIPCQRYVTDLIDSPDGTEFEEVVLFSGGLDSLCGAVDEVLVGQRPVVLVSHRSVSRIQARQDALLAALRERLPRSEISPLHVGATINKGRELNNEFSQRGRSFLFAAVAAVVARLAGRRRFRFYENGVTSLHLPGSRELVGARASRTTHPQTLHRFGALFSALFDGPFEVQNPYQWTTKAGMLRRLRAQGHADLCARTCSCGHVWGREERHPHCGRCSQCVDRRLTTVAAGLSDAEDPPQRYDSDVLTGERTGPELTLCERYVGSALDMEAVTDTVTFGQRYAEINDALPFTGRPAAEGARAIFELHRDHAAEVRGALHAILAARAEDLVRQSYPAKSLLGVIVGRVERTGDAPPAHAARRWIVERSRFEVFLDRRECFLGNSNEFRVVERLTESLGQYVSVETLIEDVWGNARTTRNTVQQTMSNIRRRFRDREFTGVRLDGSQAGFYRLVLGAEEKS, from the coding sequence ATGGCTGACCCTCAACTGGTCCTCTGTGGCGACGTGCGGATGGCGCACGCCCCGCGCGAGTGGCGTGACCTGAAACACGCGCACGCGCTGGCGATCGGCGACGGTCCCCGGGATGTCCACCTCGAGATCAACCAGTTGTCCCGTGCGATGAGCCGAGGACTCAGCGACCTGGACGCCGACCTGTTGGAAGTCGCGGCCTACGTGTACACGATCGACCAGGTGCTGACCCGCGGTGGCACGGTCGTGGTTGATTACGGGGCCCGGTGGCGCCGGCACCTGCGGCTCGTGATCCCGGTCCGCTGCCCGGGCGTGTGGGGACAACCCCAGGTGAGCGCGGCTCTGCGGGCCGCGCTCGTGTTCCTCACCGACGACGCCGAATGGGAGTTCGCGTTCGTTCTGGCGCGCGACCCGATCCCGTGTCAGCGGTACGTTACCGACCTCATCGACTCGCCCGACGGGACCGAGTTTGAAGAGGTCGTGCTGTTCTCCGGCGGACTCGACTCGCTGTGTGGAGCGGTCGATGAAGTGCTTGTGGGTCAGCGCCCGGTGGTCCTGGTGAGCCACCGATCGGTGAGCCGCATCCAGGCGCGGCAGGACGCGCTGCTGGCCGCGCTACGGGAACGGCTCCCGCGGTCCGAGATCAGTCCGCTCCACGTCGGCGCGACGATCAACAAGGGTCGGGAGCTGAACAACGAGTTCAGCCAGCGGGGCCGGTCGTTCCTGTTCGCGGCGGTGGCCGCGGTGGTGGCCCGGCTCGCCGGGCGCCGCCGGTTCCGGTTCTACGAGAACGGAGTCACGAGCCTGCACCTGCCCGGGAGCCGCGAACTCGTCGGGGCCCGCGCCTCGCGCACCACCCACCCGCAGACGCTGCACCGGTTCGGGGCGTTGTTCTCCGCGTTGTTCGACGGGCCGTTCGAGGTGCAGAACCCGTACCAGTGGACGACCAAGGCGGGGATGCTGCGCCGGCTCCGGGCTCAGGGCCACGCGGACCTGTGCGCCCGAACGTGCAGCTGTGGCCACGTGTGGGGCCGGGAGGAGCGACACCCGCACTGCGGGCGGTGCTCGCAGTGTGTGGACCGCCGGCTCACTACTGTAGCGGCTGGGTTGAGTGACGCCGAGGACCCACCCCAGCGGTACGACAGCGACGTACTCACCGGCGAGCGCACCGGCCCCGAACTGACCCTGTGCGAGCGGTACGTGGGGTCCGCGCTGGACATGGAGGCGGTGACGGACACCGTCACGTTCGGACAGCGGTACGCGGAGATCAATGACGCGCTCCCGTTCACCGGGCGCCCGGCAGCCGAGGGCGCCCGGGCGATCTTCGAGTTACACCGGGATCACGCCGCCGAGGTGCGTGGCGCTCTGCACGCGATCCTGGCCGCCCGCGCCGAGGACCTCGTGCGCCAGTCGTACCCGGCCAAGTCACTGCTCGGGGTGATCGTCGGGCGCGTGGAGCGGACCGGCGACGCCCCGCCCGCGCACGCTGCCCGGCGCTGGATCGTCGAGCGGAGCCGGTTCGAGGTGTTCCTCGACAGGCGCGAGTGCTTCCTGGGGAACTCAAACGAGTTCCGCGTGGTGGAGCGCTTGACCGAATCGCTCGGCCAGTACGTGTCGGTCGAGACGCTCATCGAAGACGTGTGGGGCAACGCGCGGACGACTCGCAACACCGTTCAGCAGACCATGAGCAACATCCGACGCCGGTTCCGGGACCGCGAGTTCACCGGCGTGCGCCTGGACGGTTCGCAGGCGGGCTTCTACCGCCTCGTCTTGGGCGCCGAAGAAAAGTCGTAA
- a CDS encoding PAS domain S-box protein, with product MHPLRPRTNRLRDLMPYAWAVLTVAVVAIVRGFLDPLLGQQHAYIFFLFPTLIVANSFGGKPGWFALVLGMMTANYLFLNPRLSFWVEEPIHQVGLLIFLVVGGAGIFLADSRRSAQKRAGASEATLVRSDAEIAALEQQARDLAVSVETLREQARWRSEAEIAALAQQAQDLAVSVETVREVALLQSDNEIAALGQQAGALARSVETGRQQALTRSNERIETLEQKARDLAGLVETARQHALIQSDKKTEGLEQKARDLADYVETLRSKARLKSDAEIAALGTKARDLALFVEAARKETRLQSETEIAGLQQQARDLAVSVEAVREATLLHSDTEIAVLERASDLARSAKAVSDEHRLTEQRAEVKFRLAIESAPNAMVMIERDGKIVLVNVETERLFQYPREELLGQPVELLVPERFRDKHPAYRTGFMAKPEVRAMGVGRDLHGRRKDGTEFPIEIGLNPLVTDEGFFVLSAIVDITERKRAENVLHHAHEEMERRVLERTGELETANKGLEAFSYSVSHDLRAPLRAIDGFSRILLEEHSASLPDQAKLYLKLVRDNARQMAQLVDDLLAFSRLSRLALNKQTVEPGKLVRLCLAEMQKEQEGRHLEIVIGDMPACQGDPTLLKQVWTNLLSNALKYTSKRDAARIEIGCTTEPRPTTGGSASGPAGGTNAVYFVTDNGAGFDMKYADKLFGVFQRLHRAADYDGTGVGLAIVQRIVHRHGGRVWADARLNQGATFSFTLE from the coding sequence ATGCACCCACTCCGACCAAGAACGAACCGGCTCCGCGACCTAATGCCCTACGCCTGGGCGGTCCTGACCGTCGCCGTTGTCGCCATCGTTCGCGGGTTCCTCGATCCCCTCCTCGGGCAACAACACGCCTACATTTTTTTCCTCTTTCCCACACTCATCGTCGCCAATTCCTTCGGCGGGAAGCCCGGCTGGTTCGCTCTGGTGCTCGGGATGATGACGGCCAACTACCTGTTCCTGAACCCTCGGCTCTCGTTCTGGGTCGAAGAACCGATTCACCAAGTTGGGCTGCTCATCTTTCTGGTCGTGGGAGGTGCAGGCATTTTCCTGGCCGATTCTCGGCGCTCCGCCCAAAAGAGAGCCGGGGCGAGTGAAGCAACGCTCGTGCGCTCGGACGCTGAAATCGCCGCGCTGGAGCAACAGGCGCGGGATCTGGCTGTTTCCGTGGAAACGCTGCGTGAACAGGCACGCTGGCGTTCGGAAGCAGAAATCGCCGCGCTGGCCCAGCAGGCGCAGGATCTGGCCGTTTCCGTGGAGACCGTGCGGGAAGTGGCGCTGCTACAGTCGGACAACGAGATCGCGGCGCTGGGGCAGCAAGCCGGCGCGCTCGCCCGGTCGGTCGAAACGGGGCGCCAGCAGGCCCTCACGCGATCGAACGAAAGAATCGAGACGCTGGAACAAAAAGCGCGCGATCTGGCCGGGTTGGTCGAGACCGCCCGGCAACACGCGCTCATTCAATCCGACAAGAAAACAGAAGGGTTGGAGCAGAAAGCGCGCGACCTGGCCGATTACGTCGAGACTCTGCGAAGTAAGGCGCGATTGAAGTCGGACGCCGAGATCGCGGCGCTGGGGACAAAGGCTCGGGACCTGGCCCTGTTCGTCGAAGCTGCGCGTAAAGAAACCCGGCTGCAATCCGAGACGGAAATCGCCGGGTTGCAGCAACAAGCCAGGGATCTGGCAGTTTCCGTCGAAGCGGTCCGCGAAGCGACCCTCTTACATTCGGACACCGAGATCGCCGTGCTGGAGCGGGCCAGCGACCTGGCCCGGTCGGCCAAAGCCGTCTCCGATGAGCACCGGTTGACGGAGCAGCGCGCCGAAGTCAAGTTCCGTCTGGCGATCGAATCTGCCCCCAACGCGATGGTAATGATCGAACGAGACGGCAAGATCGTCCTGGTGAACGTAGAGACGGAGCGGCTGTTCCAATACCCCCGCGAGGAGTTGCTCGGCCAACCGGTCGAGCTGCTGGTGCCCGAGCGGTTCCGGGACAAGCACCCGGCCTACCGCACCGGCTTCATGGCCAAACCGGAGGTCCGAGCGATGGGCGTGGGCCGCGACCTACACGGCCGGCGCAAGGACGGCACCGAGTTTCCCATTGAGATCGGGCTCAATCCCCTCGTGACCGACGAGGGGTTTTTCGTCCTCAGCGCCATTGTGGACATCACGGAACGTAAGCGGGCAGAAAACGTACTCCACCATGCCCACGAAGAAATGGAACGTCGCGTGCTGGAGAGGACCGGGGAGCTCGAAACCGCCAACAAGGGGCTCGAGGCCTTCAGTTACTCGGTCTCACACGATTTGCGGGCCCCGCTCCGGGCGATCGATGGCTTCTCGCGCATCTTGCTGGAAGAACATTCCGCCAGTTTGCCGGACCAAGCAAAACTCTACCTGAAACTGGTGCGCGATAACGCGCGCCAGATGGCTCAGTTGGTGGACGACCTACTCGCGTTCTCGCGCCTGAGCCGCCTGGCGCTCAACAAGCAAACTGTCGAGCCGGGCAAGTTGGTGCGCCTGTGCCTGGCCGAGATGCAGAAAGAGCAGGAGGGCCGGCACCTGGAGATCGTCATCGGCGACATGCCGGCCTGTCAGGGCGACCCGACGCTGCTCAAACAGGTCTGGACGAATTTGCTGTCCAACGCGCTGAAATACACGAGCAAGCGGGACGCCGCGCGAATCGAGATCGGCTGCACCACGGAGCCGCGGCCGACCACCGGTGGGTCCGCGTCAGGCCCCGCGGGTGGCACGAACGCGGTCTATTTCGTCACGGACAACGGCGCCGGCTTCGACATGAAGTACGCCGACAAGCTCTTCGGCGTGTTCCAGCGCCTCCACCGCGCGGCCGATTACGACGGTACGGGGGTGGGACTGGCCATCGTGCAGCGGATCGTTCACCGGCACGGCGGCCGGGTCTGGGCCGACGCCCGACTCAACCAGGGCGCCACGTTTTCGTTCACTCTCGAATAA
- a CDS encoding PAS domain S-box protein: MIALDEITPTVFRRTLRRSVLTPPLLFGLVALIFLGQILYLLSAAKRVDHSDRAVDRANYLLRSFVDGETGMWGYLITSDPVFLEPYRVEEAHTAPVFEELNELVADDTAQCERLTALKSQHTDWQAFAQRMIKLHREGGDYLTPVRNLEGKRRMDAIRARVSTFIRVEEERRKERARTVRRATWAVIGASFTLALVLGSGLAWMIRRQLLSVVTSYQHSQAAVVAQAGALYTSAQRLDALHEIDRATLAADPLPELTRSALRLMEPVVPSRHAFVVVFDPGAGPTQVIARTDTFWEMADPTGETFPALSGRDFPQAIADLAQLTERTPVQEFLFRSGQRSCVVVPLRAEERLFGVLLLTDPRSSAFTDGHQQVADEVAQQLVIAFRQDRLRDLVRRHTDELEQRVVERTAGLETVTVALRLQIDGCKRAEEELRERTLQLRATDRRLAELVEGMSEACFVLDAGWRFTFVNDRSEALLRYRREDMLGEPIWNVFGRLVGTPMEAHYHRAMTDRVPVSFVTFSPIAERWLDIRLFPTGDGLAAFLLDIHDRKLAEDALHASQARLNSALTAGSIGTWTWDIINDRLTADEFTARVFSIEPDAAANGLPAEVYLRAVQEEDRPGIATGLASAIASCGHYDIEYRVRQQDGELHWLQAKGRVEGDGAGHAVTFHGAVMDVTERKRTEGRLRRLVDSNAQGVIFWNTKGAITAANDAFLRIVGYTRENLEAGRIDWAAMTPPEYAHLDRRALGELATEGICTPFEKEYVRKDGSRVPILLGAAIFEDSPDEGVCFLLDITERKRAEVALQESEERFRGAFEHTNVAMVLTDYDNRFVRVNEAFVRLFGYTEAELLTMGLADLTHPDHLAESYAQREALLATGTSFFETEKRYRHRDGHELWGLTNVSLVRGPAGRPHHYVGQVQDISERKRTADALRESEERFRFLHDLVEATRSLADPTQIMAVTARMLSEYLRASRCAYAEVAADGDRFTILHDYTDGCASTVGEHHLSLFGAAAVATLIAGQTLIVRNVDEELCPDDGADTFNAIGIKAIVTCPLVKEGGLRAMMAVHQTTPRDWTGGEIAIIRDVVERCWATIERRTAEEQIRRLNVELEQRIGERTAQLEDANKDLEAFSYSVSHDLRAPLRAIDGFSRIVTEDFGPSLPPDAARYLQLILSNARQMSQLVDDLLAFSRLGNQLVARQPVVTANLVQGCLAELLPAVAGRKVDVRVGNLADCRANPALLKQVWFNLLANALKYTGKREAAVVEVGSTLGPDGPTYFVRDNGAGFDMRYADKLFGVFQRLHRASEYEGTGVGLAIVQRIVQRHGGRVWAEAELGRGATFFFTIPVDREAMSA, translated from the coding sequence ATGATTGCTCTCGACGAGATTACTCCAACCGTCTTCCGGCGGACCCTTCGTCGCTCCGTTCTGACGCCGCCCCTTCTCTTCGGCCTGGTCGCCCTCATCTTTCTCGGCCAGATCCTTTACCTGCTGTCAGCAGCCAAGCGGGTCGATCATTCCGATCGGGCGGTCGATCGTGCGAATTATCTGCTCAGGTCATTCGTGGACGGCGAGACGGGAATGTGGGGCTATTTGATCACGAGCGATCCGGTGTTTCTCGAGCCTTATCGCGTCGAAGAGGCCCATACCGCCCCAGTGTTCGAGGAACTGAACGAACTGGTCGCAGATGACACCGCTCAGTGCGAACGCCTCACGGCTTTGAAAAGCCAACACACTGATTGGCAGGCCTTCGCTCAGCGGATGATCAAGTTGCACCGAGAAGGCGGCGACTACCTGACCCCCGTTCGCAACCTCGAAGGAAAGCGTCGTATGGATGCCATACGGGCGCGCGTCTCCACGTTCATTCGGGTCGAGGAGGAACGCCGAAAGGAGCGGGCCCGAACGGTGCGACGAGCAACCTGGGCGGTTATCGGGGCGAGTTTCACACTGGCGCTGGTACTCGGCAGCGGGCTGGCTTGGATGATCCGGCGCCAATTGCTGAGTGTGGTGACGAGTTATCAGCACTCCCAAGCCGCAGTCGTGGCCCAGGCCGGGGCCCTGTACACGTCGGCTCAACGCCTCGATGCCTTGCACGAGATCGACAGGGCGACTCTGGCGGCGGATCCGCTGCCCGAACTGACCCGCTCGGCGCTCCGCCTGATGGAACCGGTCGTCCCCAGCCGACACGCCTTCGTGGTCGTGTTCGATCCCGGCGCTGGACCGACTCAAGTGATCGCCCGCACCGATACGTTCTGGGAAATGGCCGACCCGACGGGCGAAACGTTCCCAGCGCTTTCCGGGAGGGATTTCCCGCAAGCGATTGCCGACCTGGCCCAGCTCACCGAGCGAACCCCCGTTCAGGAGTTCCTGTTCCGGTCGGGCCAGCGCAGTTGTGTGGTGGTGCCACTTCGAGCTGAAGAGCGGTTGTTCGGGGTGCTCCTCCTCACCGACCCGCGCTCCTCGGCGTTCACCGATGGACATCAACAAGTCGCCGATGAGGTCGCCCAGCAGTTGGTGATCGCCTTCCGACAGGACCGGCTGCGAGATTTGGTGCGGCGTCACACCGACGAGCTGGAGCAGCGGGTGGTCGAGCGAACGGCCGGCCTGGAAACCGTGACCGTGGCGCTCCGACTCCAGATCGACGGGTGCAAGCGCGCCGAGGAGGAACTGAGGGAGCGGACGTTACAACTCCGCGCCACCGACCGGCGGCTCGCGGAACTCGTCGAGGGCATGTCCGAAGCGTGCTTCGTCCTGGACGCCGGATGGCGGTTCACGTTCGTCAACGACCGTAGCGAGGCGCTTCTCCGCTACCGGCGCGAGGACATGCTTGGGGAGCCAATCTGGAACGTGTTCGGCCGGCTCGTCGGTACCCCGATGGAAGCTCACTACCACCGGGCCATGACGGACCGGGTGCCCGTTTCGTTCGTGACGTTCTCGCCGATTGCGGAACGCTGGCTCGACATCCGGCTCTTTCCCACGGGCGACGGGCTCGCTGCGTTCTTACTCGACATCCACGATCGCAAGTTGGCCGAGGACGCGCTGCATGCTTCGCAAGCGCGGCTGAATTCGGCGCTCACGGCGGGTTCCATCGGGACGTGGACCTGGGACATCATAAATGACCGTTTGACTGCGGACGAGTTCACCGCCCGCGTGTTCTCGATCGAACCTGATGCGGCGGCAAACGGCCTGCCCGCGGAAGTCTATCTCCGGGCCGTGCAGGAGGAAGACCGGCCGGGCATTGCGACCGGTCTCGCGAGCGCCATTGCGTCCTGCGGCCACTACGACATCGAGTACCGGGTCCGACAACAAGATGGCGAACTCCACTGGCTGCAGGCGAAGGGGCGGGTCGAGGGCGACGGGGCGGGCCACGCGGTGACGTTTCACGGAGCGGTGATGGACGTCACCGAGCGCAAGCGGACCGAGGGGCGCTTGCGACGGCTCGTCGATTCCAATGCCCAAGGCGTGATATTTTGGAACACCAAAGGCGCGATCACTGCGGCCAACGACGCCTTCCTCCGCATCGTCGGCTACACCCGTGAGAACCTGGAGGCCGGGCGCATCGACTGGGCGGCGATGACGCCGCCGGAATACGCTCACCTCGACCGACGCGCCCTGGGGGAACTCGCCACCGAAGGGATCTGCACTCCATTTGAAAAAGAATACGTTCGGAAGGATGGCTCGCGCGTGCCGATCCTGTTGGGCGCGGCGATCTTCGAAGACAGCCCGGACGAAGGCGTGTGCTTCCTGCTCGACATCACCGAACGCAAGCGGGCGGAAGTGGCGCTCCAGGAGAGCGAAGAGCGGTTCCGCGGGGCGTTCGAGCACACGAACGTCGCGATGGTCCTGACCGACTACGACAACCGGTTCGTCCGCGTCAACGAGGCGTTCGTGCGGCTGTTCGGCTACACGGAGGCGGAGTTGCTGACGATGGGACTGGCCGACCTCACCCACCCGGACCACTTGGCCGAGAGTTACGCGCAGCGCGAGGCGCTGTTGGCCACCGGCACGAGCTTCTTCGAGACGGAGAAACGGTACCGGCACAGGGACGGGCACGAACTCTGGGGGCTGACGAACGTGTCACTCGTTCGGGGCCCGGCCGGCCGCCCGCACCACTACGTCGGCCAGGTGCAGGACATCAGCGAGCGCAAGCGGACCGCAGACGCGCTCCGGGAGAGCGAAGAGCGTTTTCGTTTTCTCCACGACCTGGTCGAGGCGACGCGCTCTCTGGCCGATCCAACTCAGATCATGGCCGTGACGGCCCGGATGCTCAGCGAGTACCTTCGCGCCTCCCGCTGTGCGTACGCCGAGGTGGCAGCCGACGGCGATCGGTTCACGATCCTCCACGATTACACCGACGGGTGCGCGAGCACGGTGGGCGAGCACCATCTGTCTCTGTTCGGCGCGGCGGCTGTGGCCACTCTCATCGCAGGGCAGACGCTCATCGTCCGCAACGTCGACGAGGAGCTTTGTCCCGACGACGGGGCGGACACGTTCAACGCTATCGGCATCAAAGCGATCGTCACCTGTCCGCTCGTCAAGGAGGGCGGTCTCCGCGCCATGATGGCCGTGCACCAGACCACCCCGCGCGATTGGACGGGCGGCGAGATCGCTATCATTCGGGACGTCGTCGAGCGCTGCTGGGCGACCATCGAGCGCCGGACAGCGGAGGAACAGATCCGCCGGCTCAACGTCGAACTGGAGCAACGTATCGGCGAGCGGACGGCGCAACTCGAAGACGCCAACAAGGACCTAGAAGCGTTCTCGTATTCCGTCTCGCACGACCTCCGCGCCCCGCTCCGGGCCATCGACGGGTTCTCCCGCATCGTGACCGAGGACTTCGGGCCGTCCCTCCCACCGGACGCGGCAAGGTATCTTCAGCTCATCCTCTCCAACGCGAGACAGATGAGCCAACTGGTGGACGATCTCTTGGCGTTTTCCCGCCTGGGAAACCAGCTCGTCGCCCGGCAGCCCGTGGTCACCGCGAACCTCGTCCAGGGGTGCCTGGCCGAACTGCTACCGGCGGTCGCGGGCCGGAAGGTGGACGTCCGGGTGGGCAATCTCGCGGACTGCCGGGCCAATCCGGCCCTTCTCAAACAGGTCTGGTTCAACCTCTTGGCCAATGCCCTGAAGTACACGGGCAAGCGGGAGGCGGCCGTCGTCGAGGTGGGAAGCACCCTCGGCCCCGACGGGCCGACGTACTTCGTGCGGGACAACGGAGCGGGGTTCGACATGCGGTACGCGGACAAGCTGTTCGGCGTATTCCAGCGGCTCCACCGGGCCTCGGAGTACGAGGGCACCGGGGTCGGGCTGGCCATCGTCCAGCGGATCGTCCAACGGCACGGCGGCCGGGTCTGGGCCGAAGCCGAACTCGGCCGCGGCGCGACCTTTTTCTTCACTATTCCAGTAGACAGAGAAGCGATGTCGGCATAA